The genomic region CACTCCGGCTGAATCAATTCGGAGTACGTTTCTATGAGGTTCTCCTCTCCGGCGTGGACGTCCAGAAAATCGTTCATTTCGAGGTTCTGAACTACAGCGCCAACGACCGGCCGACGCTCGGCGGGGCCCGCCGGAAGTCGAAGGGACTGGTGAACTGGGAGTTCCTGGAGAAGAAGATCTCCGCTTCGGGCGAGGCGTTCCAGCGGCCGATCATCGAGCGGAAGATCAACGAGCTCGTCAACTACTACCTGCAGTGCGCCGAGTCGGGGACCCTGCCGGCGATCCCCGGGAGCGTGCTCCTGGTGAGCGACCGCCGGCTCGAATACACGCCTTCCCGGGACAATTCCGACCTCGGGACGGTCAAGCTTCCGGATCAGCCCGGCACCATGCGCGCCCTCGACGGCCAGCACCGGCTGCTCGCGCTCCACCAGCTCGCCGAGAAGCACAACCTGACCGACTTCCAGGTGCCGGCGGTCGTGTTCGATTCGCTGACGGCGGACCAGGTGGTCGAGCTCTTCGTCACGATCAACAGCAAGCACACGAAGTTGAATCCCTCGCACCTCATCTCGCTCGCGGGACGCCGGCTCTACCGCGACGAGAACCTCGCGGCGTCGCACGACGTGATCCGCGGGTTGAACGAGGACGAGCACTCGCCGCTCCACGGCCAGATCAAGGTCCTGGGCGTCGGGAAGGGGACCGTCACGCAGGCGTCGCTCGCCGACGAGCTCCGCGACGTCTTCGCCGCGATGGCGGCGGCGGGGCCGCGCACCTCGAAGGAGTTCCGGGAGAACGCGAAGAGATTCTTCCTGAACTACTTCAAGGCGATCGAGAAGGTGTTCCCGAAGGCCTTCGCGTCGCGAAAATATTCGATCAAGACCGGCATCGCGTTGCGCGCGTTCCTCCGCGTCTCGCCGCACGTGATCGCGATGATCCGCCACCGCGGCGGCGACCTCTGGTCGGCGGGCGAGCTCCACGCCGCGCTGCTGCCGTGGGCGGAGTCGATCGGCGACGCTCGCTTCGAGACCGATCAGCTCTGGAAGCAGAGGGCGGCCGGGGGAACGCGGTCGACCGTAGAAGTGCTCGTCAGGGAGCTCAAGCAGGGCCTTCTGGTCTAGCTCCCGAGACGCGCGGTTATACGGGTCCGTGCGGCCGGCCGCCGGCACGACGTACGCTGCCGGTACGCCTTAGCCGCCGGCAGTCCGCCCGAACCCGTCTTCCCGCACGTCTCGCTTCGCCTCGTCGTCAGCGGCAGTGGAAACCAACAGGGAATGCTCGCCGGTACCTCGCGCTCCAGAACGATCGAGTTGCTCTGACGTAGTCCGAGTCGCGGTTCGGGCTTTCCGCACGAGGCCGTGCGCCATGCATCGACGACGTCAGTTGTCCGACAGACGAGGCGCCGTCAGACGTGCGGGAAGGGCGCGGCCGGCCTCCCGCGCCCGCTTAATCGTGCGTATGGTCAGCGCCAGCGGCTACGCGTAGAGGCCGCGGACCATCGTGTCATGCGCGACGCGCGACATCCCCAGCATGTACGCCGCGATCCGGTAGCTGACGTCGTACTTGTTCGACATCTCGACCACGTCGTTGAACGACTGCACCATGATGTCCTCGAGCCGCTCGTTGACTTCGGCTTCCCGCCAGAAGAACCCCGCGCGGTCCTGGACCCACTCGAAGTAGGAAACCGTGACGCCGCCGGCGTTGGCGAGGATGTCGGGAACGACGACGATCCCCCGCTCGCGGAAGATGTTGTCCGCCTTCTGGGTCGTCGGCCCGTTGGCGCCTTCGACGATGATGCGCGGCTGCACCTTTCCGGCGTTGTGGCCGCGGAGCTGGTTCTCGTTGGCGGCCGGGACGAGGATGTCGCACGGGTGCTCGAGGAGCTCCGCGTTGGTGATCGCCTCGCCGTCCGGGAAACCCTCGAAGGAGCGCTTCTTTCCGTAGTGCTCCAGAACGGCCGGAACGTCGAGGCCCTTGTCGTTGGCGATGCCGCCGCGGATGTCGGAGACGGCGACGACCTTCGCGCCCGCCGCGTGGCACATCTTCGCGGTGATCGAGCCGACGTTGCCGAACCCCTGGACCGCGACGCGCGAGCCCGCGAGCTCGAAGCCGTTGGCGCGGGCCGCTTCGCGCGCGATGATCATGAGACCGCGCCCGGTCGCCTCGACGCGCCCCCGCGAGCCGCCGATCGTGAGCGGTTTGCCGGTCACGACGGAGGTCACGGTGTGGCGCATGTGCATCGAGTACGTATCCATGATCCACGCCATCGTCTGCGGCGTCGTCCCCATGTCGGGGGCCGGCACGTCGCGCTCGGGTCCGATCAGGTCCAGGATCTCGGCGGTGTACCGGCGCGTGATCTTCTCGAGCTCGGCCGTCGAGAGCGAGGGGGGATCGCAGATCACGCCTCCCTTGGCGCCTCCGAACGGGATGTTGACGACGGCGCATTTCCACGTCATCCAGGCGGCCAGCGCCCGGACCTCGTCGAGCGTCACGTTCTTGTCGAAGCGAATCCCTCCTTTGCCGGGTCCGCGAGCGATGTTGTGCAGGACCCGGTATCCGACGAAGACCTCGATCCGGCCGTCGTCCATGGAGACGGGGATCGAAACCTTCGTCTCGCGAACGGG from Thermoanaerobaculia bacterium harbors:
- a CDS encoding DGQHR domain-containing protein: MSSLAALRLNQFGVRFYEVLLSGVDVQKIVHFEVLNYSANDRPTLGGARRKSKGLVNWEFLEKKISASGEAFQRPIIERKINELVNYYLQCAESGTLPAIPGSVLLVSDRRLEYTPSRDNSDLGTVKLPDQPGTMRALDGQHRLLALHQLAEKHNLTDFQVPAVVFDSLTADQVVELFVTINSKHTKLNPSHLISLAGRRLYRDENLAASHDVIRGLNEDEHSPLHGQIKVLGVGKGTVTQASLADELRDVFAAMAAAGPRTSKEFRENAKRFFLNYFKAIEKVFPKAFASRKYSIKTGIALRAFLRVSPHVIAMIRHRGGDLWSAGELHAALLPWAESIGDARFETDQLWKQRAAGGTRSTVEVLVRELKQGLLV
- a CDS encoding Glu/Leu/Phe/Val dehydrogenase — translated: MDTASGMPMIDGDAARADVSDLMNKTTIITRPQGVDSDNPFEEMMSRFDVAAQKLALDPGLYKVLREPVRETKVSIPVSMDDGRIEVFVGYRVLHNIARGPGKGGIRFDKNVTLDEVRALAAWMTWKCAVVNIPFGGAKGGVICDPPSLSTAELEKITRRYTAEILDLIGPERDVPAPDMGTTPQTMAWIMDTYSMHMRHTVTSVVTGKPLTIGGSRGRVEATGRGLMIIAREAARANGFELAGSRVAVQGFGNVGSITAKMCHAAGAKVVAVSDIRGGIANDKGLDVPAVLEHYGKKRSFEGFPDGEAITNAELLEHPCDILVPAANENQLRGHNAGKVQPRIIVEGANGPTTQKADNIFRERGIVVVPDILANAGGVTVSYFEWVQDRAGFFWREAEVNERLEDIMVQSFNDVVEMSNKYDVSYRIAAYMLGMSRVAHDTMVRGLYA